A single Acetivibrio cellulolyticus CD2 DNA region contains:
- a CDS encoding YfjL-like protein encodes MIRLRTKKMGIVIIVMLILVVIIYSGTLWGKAIARKEIAQYLKDKYSRGMLVENVYYNFKRSGYNANVYCEEENVGFIVEPCSKVSGYKYKDCYYSSVWQKEIASEIRKDVKISDNTEIYVSMLRYFTEYENKPTIPYYTDALEKIERINIFLYNNIDETIDYAQLLEIISLLKTKKIYYHNIYLCYGDNAKTRKEIGITREDAEKIIGVDDIKRLINTK; translated from the coding sequence TTGATAAGATTGAGAACAAAAAAGATGGGTATTGTCATAATTGTTATGCTAATACTAGTAGTTATAATTTATTCAGGAACACTTTGGGGAAAAGCAATAGCAAGAAAAGAAATAGCACAATATCTTAAAGATAAATATTCTAGAGGTATGTTAGTAGAAAATGTTTATTACAATTTCAAGAGAAGCGGGTATAATGCAAATGTGTATTGCGAGGAAGAAAATGTAGGATTTATTGTTGAGCCATGTTCAAAGGTCTCTGGGTATAAATATAAGGATTGCTATTATAGTAGTGTATGGCAAAAGGAAATAGCTAGTGAAATAAGAAAAGATGTTAAAATTTCGGATAATACAGAAATTTATGTATCGATGCTGAGATATTTTACAGAGTATGAAAACAAACCTACAATACCTTATTATACAGATGCATTAGAAAAAATAGAAAGAATCAATATTTTTCTATATAACAATATTGATGAAACAATTGACTATGCTCAATTGTTAGAGATAATTTCATTATTAAAAACTAAAAAAATATATTACCATAATATTTATCTTTGTTATGGAGATAATGCTAAAACACGAAAGGAGATAGGGATTACTCGGGAAGATGCGGAAAAAATAATTGGTGTGGATGATATTAAAAGGTTAATAAATACAAAATAA